The proteins below are encoded in one region of Pacificitalea manganoxidans:
- a CDS encoding HAD-IIB family hydrolase: MTGNTPADAPAPRAIVFSDLDGTLLDHETYGWQAATPALDRLRGAGIPLILASSKTAAEIAPLRAEMGFAHCPAIVENGAGLLPPGPAEAAPDRSAYQRLRAALDAIAPDLRHQYRGFGDWGAAEIARRTGLPIEGARLAAQRQFSEPGLWEGSDTGRAAFVAALAQHGVTAREGGRFLTLSFGGTKAGRMAEIIAHYAPDATADPATAPRSLALGDAPNDREMIEAADHGVIIANPHGTPLPPLPGEARVRTTVPGPQGWMHAVLDLLSDLL; the protein is encoded by the coding sequence ATGACAGGTAACACCCCAGCGGACGCGCCTGCCCCGAGGGCAATCGTGTTCTCCGATCTCGACGGCACGCTTCTCGATCATGAGACCTATGGCTGGCAGGCTGCCACCCCTGCGCTGGACCGGCTGCGGGGCGCGGGCATCCCCCTGATCCTCGCCTCGTCCAAGACCGCTGCCGAAATTGCCCCTCTCCGGGCGGAGATGGGATTTGCCCATTGCCCGGCGATCGTCGAAAACGGCGCGGGGCTGCTGCCGCCCGGCCCAGCGGAGGCCGCCCCTGATCGCAGCGCCTATCAGCGGCTGCGCGCGGCCCTTGATGCCATCGCCCCGGATCTGCGCCACCAATACCGAGGGTTCGGGGATTGGGGCGCGGCGGAGATCGCGCGCCGCACCGGCCTGCCCATCGAAGGCGCGCGGCTGGCAGCCCAGCGCCAGTTTTCCGAACCGGGTCTTTGGGAGGGCTCGGACACCGGGCGGGCAGCCTTTGTCGCGGCGCTTGCGCAGCACGGTGTCACGGCGCGCGAGGGGGGCCGGTTTCTGACCCTGTCCTTTGGCGGCACCAAGGCCGGGCGCATGGCGGAAATCATCGCCCACTACGCGCCTGACGCCACGGCCGACCCCGCCACAGCGCCCCGCAGTCTCGCGCTTGGAGACGCGCCTAATGATCGCGAAATGATCGAAGCCGCGGACCACGGCGTCATTATCGCCAACCCCCACGGCACCCCGCTGCCGCCGCTGCCGGGCGAGGCCCGGGTCCGCACCACCGTCCCCGGCCCGCAAGGCTGGATGCACGCGGTGCTCGACCTACTTTCCGACCTGCTCTAG
- a CDS encoding glycosyltransferase family protein gives MADFHQNGFVATLHNLRTTDTATLTRELEVFAQRRKISLILPSLYSELEGDALPNILNHLSEARFIDHVVIGLDRADPAQYRHAKQFFARLPQKHTVVWNDGPRMREIDARLARIGLSPIEPGKGRNVWFCLGYTLAAVNSAVVALHDCDIVTYDRDMLARLVYPVANPNFPYQMSKGYYPRIADGKLNGRVNRLLVSPLLLALKRVVGDREYFDYLRAFRYPLAGEFAMRASILSDMRIPSDWGLEIGVLSEAFRNLPPKAVCQVDISDGYDHKHQPLSVEDKTTGLSRMSIDICKALYRKLATDGTVFTMEAFRSLKATYYRIALDMIESYYNDARLNGLSVDRHAEESTVELFASNIVEAGQIFLENPMETPFIPNWNRVHSADPDLMRLMVQAVADDNAEYGDSPELI, from the coding sequence ATGGCTGACTTTCATCAGAACGGCTTTGTGGCCACGCTGCACAACCTGCGCACCACCGACACGGCGACGCTGACGCGCGAGCTTGAGGTGTTCGCCCAGCGGCGCAAGATCTCATTGATCCTGCCCTCGCTCTATTCCGAGCTGGAGGGCGACGCGCTGCCCAACATCCTGAACCACCTGTCAGAGGCGCGGTTCATCGACCATGTCGTCATCGGCCTCGACCGCGCCGATCCCGCGCAATACCGCCATGCCAAACAGTTCTTTGCCCGCCTGCCGCAGAAACATACCGTCGTGTGGAACGACGGCCCGCGGATGCGCGAAATCGATGCCCGGCTGGCCCGCATCGGGCTGTCGCCGATTGAGCCGGGCAAAGGGCGCAATGTGTGGTTCTGTCTAGGCTATACGCTGGCGGCGGTGAACAGCGCGGTGGTGGCGCTGCATGATTGCGACATCGTCACCTACGATCGCGACATGCTGGCCCGGCTGGTCTATCCGGTCGCCAATCCGAATTTCCCCTACCAGATGTCGAAAGGCTACTACCCCCGGATCGCGGACGGCAAACTGAACGGGCGGGTCAACCGGCTGTTGGTGTCGCCGCTGCTGCTGGCGCTGAAACGGGTGGTGGGCGACCGGGAATATTTCGACTACCTGCGCGCGTTCCGCTACCCGCTGGCGGGCGAATTCGCGATGCGCGCCTCGATCCTGTCGGACATGCGCATCCCCTCGGACTGGGGGCTGGAGATCGGGGTGCTGTCGGAAGCGTTCCGCAACCTGCCGCCAAAAGCCGTCTGTCAGGTCGATATCTCGGACGGCTATGATCATAAGCATCAGCCCCTGTCGGTGGAGGACAAAACCACCGGCCTGTCGCGCATGTCGATCGACATCTGCAAGGCGCTCTACCGCAAGCTCGCCACCGATGGCACGGTCTTCACGATGGAGGCGTTCCGGTCGCTGAAGGCCACCTATTACCGCATCGCGCTGGATATGATCGAAAGCTACTATAACGACGCGCGTCTGAACGGGCTTAGCGTTGATCGCCATGCGGAGGAATCGACGGTGGAGCTGTTTGCCTCCAACATCGTCGAGGCCGGGCAGATCTTTCTTGAAAACCCGATGGAGACGCCCTTCATCCCGAACTGGAACCGGGTGCATTCCGCCGATCCCGATCTGATGCGGCTGATGGTGCAGGCGGTGGCCGACGACAATGCCGAATACGGCGATTCACCGGAACTGATCTGA
- a CDS encoding zinc transporter ZntB: MPLTDPDRRADDSAASDLPVPASETLPHGIPQPICAFDVTPSGKALPVPPGDILPAPGQGAVYRWLHFDLRQPGLEPWLRSFLPPIPVRAMLDPETRPRCEPLDEGLMLNLRGVNLNEGEDFDDMISLRLWVGPGLIVSGRFRKIFAVDAMRQRMEEGEAPASPGSYLARLLAELTMRTETFTVKLEDDTDDLEEDILDDGMGEEGREKLGPMRRSAIKLRRFLGPQRDALTRLLAQEGLFTKADRNDLRETLNRLTRMVEELETSRDRLAAMQDHLDVQQQAQMGRNGYVLSVVAAIFLPLGFFTGLFGVNVAGMPGTAWPWAFATLSLSMVVLALLLFIVFRWRNWL, from the coding sequence ATGCCCCTGACCGATCCCGACCGCCGCGCCGACGACAGCGCCGCATCCGACTTGCCGGTGCCCGCGTCGGAAACCCTGCCCCACGGCATCCCGCAGCCGATCTGCGCCTTTGACGTGACGCCGTCGGGCAAGGCGCTGCCGGTGCCGCCGGGCGACATCCTTCCCGCGCCGGGACAGGGCGCGGTCTATCGCTGGCTGCATTTCGACCTGCGGCAACCGGGGCTGGAGCCGTGGTTGCGCAGCTTCCTGCCGCCCATCCCCGTGCGCGCCATGCTTGATCCCGAAACCCGCCCCCGCTGTGAGCCGCTCGACGAAGGCTTGATGCTGAACCTGCGCGGCGTGAACCTTAACGAGGGCGAGGATTTCGACGACATGATCTCGCTCCGGCTGTGGGTCGGACCGGGGCTGATCGTGTCGGGCCGCTTCCGCAAGATCTTTGCCGTCGATGCAATGCGGCAGCGCATGGAGGAGGGCGAAGCCCCGGCCAGTCCCGGCAGCTACCTTGCCCGGCTGCTGGCGGAACTGACGATGCGCACCGAAACCTTCACCGTGAAGCTGGAGGATGACACCGACGATCTGGAGGAAGACATCCTCGACGACGGCATGGGCGAGGAAGGCCGGGAAAAACTCGGCCCTATGCGGCGCTCCGCGATCAAACTGCGCCGTTTTCTTGGCCCGCAGCGTGACGCTTTGACCCGGCTGCTGGCTCAAGAAGGACTGTTCACCAAGGCGGACCGCAACGATCTGCGCGAAACGCTCAACCGCCTGACCCGGATGGTGGAAGAACTTGAAACCTCACGCGACCGGCTCGCCGCGATGCAGGACCATCTGGACGTGCAGCAACAGGCGCAGATGGGGCGCAACGGCTATGTGCTGTCCGTTGTCGCCGCGATCTTTCTGCCGCTGGGCTTTTTCACCGGACTGTTCGGCGTGAATGTCGCGGGTATGCCCGGCACTGCGTGGCCCTGGGCCTTTGCCACGCTGTCGCTGTCGATGGTGGTGCTGGCGCTTTTGCTGTTCATCGTGTTTCGCTGGCGCAACTGGCTCTGA
- a CDS encoding TerC family protein: MIDLLASPEAWAAFLALVTMEIVLGIDNLIFISIVVDKLPEKNKKFARQLGIGLALVLRLALLAVIAQLAALTAPVFDLGFEGPMTDYGKPSFETAFSWRDLILIAGGAFLVWKSTTEIQHKMQPHPANSVFKEKATASLARVIVQIVALDAVFSVDSILTAIGMTEHLPIMIAAVVIAVAVMFAASGPVTRFVNSNPTVVMLALAFLLVIGMVLIADGFGHHVPKGYIYAAMAFSAFVEALNMLARRRQARAAGAPKPTVH, translated from the coding sequence ATGATCGACCTGCTTGCCTCCCCCGAAGCTTGGGCTGCCTTTCTGGCGCTGGTCACGATGGAAATCGTGCTGGGCATCGACAACCTGATCTTCATCTCGATCGTGGTCGACAAGCTCCCTGAAAAGAATAAGAAATTCGCCCGCCAGCTGGGCATCGGTCTGGCGCTGGTGCTGCGTCTGGCACTGCTGGCGGTGATCGCCCAATTGGCTGCCCTGACCGCGCCGGTCTTTGATCTGGGGTTCGAAGGGCCGATGACCGACTACGGCAAGCCCAGCTTCGAGACGGCGTTTTCATGGCGCGACCTGATCCTGATCGCCGGGGGCGCGTTCCTCGTGTGGAAATCCACCACCGAGATCCAGCATAAAATGCAGCCCCACCCCGCCAACAGCGTGTTCAAGGAGAAGGCCACCGCCAGCCTTGCCCGCGTCATCGTGCAGATCGTTGCGCTGGATGCGGTGTTCTCGGTCGACAGCATCCTGACCGCCATCGGCATGACCGAGCATCTGCCGATCATGATCGCCGCCGTGGTGATCGCGGTCGCGGTGATGTTCGCGGCGTCGGGCCCGGTCACCCGCTTCGTCAACTCGAACCCCACCGTCGTGATGCTGGCGCTGGCGTTCCTGCTGGTGATCGGCATGGTGCTGATCGCGGATGGCTTCGGTCACCATGTGCCAAAGGGCTACATCTACGCGGCGATGGCGTTCTCGGCCTTTGTCGAAGCGCTCAACATGCTGGCCCGGCGCAGGCAGGCCCGTGCAGCAGGCGCGCCGAAGCCAACGGTGCATTAA
- a CDS encoding GSCFA domain-containing protein: MDNPTVDNDTRGGKRASKIVYDKNVTEASHHRPWFRGEHTNFNPSRSQMVPDTAVRDWVVQGWAPPAPAINPGTQICAFGSCFAFNISNWLAKRNYHVLTRDESAKGAYVVSMGEGMVNTYVIRQQFEWAWEDKSFDGELWHGYKAESYGYDPEVQAETKRLFDTTDVFILTFGLSEVWYDEPTGNVFWRTIPKDVYDPERHKFRVVTPDENRENIEAIYQLIRKHRPDAKIIVTLSPVPLSATFRDNSCLTSNSVSKASLRVAVDQVLRAHKAEGHLFYWPSYEIVTDVFHLPYKEDRRHVMREVLDYIMTEFEHRWCENADSPPPSLRTAWVRALSSAGMLPGNLVRACENRNVAAVDKLLTREKLSDEPDRDAAIRVLLADLAKEWREDKAAATA, from the coding sequence ATGGATAATCCGACAGTCGATAACGACACCCGCGGCGGCAAACGCGCCAGCAAAATCGTCTACGACAAGAACGTCACCGAAGCCTCTCATCATCGGCCATGGTTCAGGGGCGAACACACCAATTTCAATCCCTCCCGCAGCCAGATGGTGCCGGACACCGCCGTGCGCGACTGGGTGGTGCAAGGTTGGGCCCCTCCCGCGCCCGCGATCAATCCCGGCACGCAGATCTGCGCGTTCGGCTCGTGTTTTGCGTTCAATATCTCGAACTGGCTTGCCAAGCGGAACTACCACGTCCTGACCCGCGACGAGAGCGCCAAGGGCGCCTATGTCGTCTCGATGGGTGAAGGCATGGTGAACACCTATGTCATCCGTCAGCAATTCGAATGGGCGTGGGAAGACAAGTCATTCGATGGCGAACTGTGGCATGGCTACAAGGCCGAAAGCTACGGCTACGATCCAGAGGTTCAGGCCGAGACCAAGCGCCTGTTCGACACCACCGATGTCTTCATCCTGACCTTTGGCCTGTCCGAGGTCTGGTATGACGAACCGACCGGCAACGTGTTCTGGCGCACCATTCCCAAGGATGTGTATGATCCAGAGCGGCACAAGTTCCGCGTCGTCACGCCGGATGAGAACCGCGAGAATATCGAGGCGATCTACCAGCTGATCCGCAAGCATCGCCCGGATGCTAAGATCATCGTCACCCTGTCGCCGGTGCCGCTCAGCGCGACGTTCCGCGACAATTCCTGCCTGACGTCGAATTCGGTGTCCAAAGCCTCGCTTCGCGTTGCCGTCGATCAGGTGCTGCGCGCGCATAAGGCCGAAGGTCACCTGTTCTATTGGCCCAGCTACGAGATCGTGACGGACGTGTTCCACCTGCCCTACAAGGAGGACCGCCGCCACGTCATGCGCGAGGTGCTGGACTACATCATGACCGAGTTTGAGCATCGCTGGTGCGAGAATGCCGATAGCCCACCGCCATCGCTGCGCACCGCATGGGTGCGGGCGCTGTCGTCAGCCGGGATGCTGCCGGGCAATCTGGTCCGGGCCTGTGAGAACCGCAATGTCGCGGCGGTCGACAAACTGCTGACGCGGGAAAAATTGTCCGATGAGCCGGACCGCGATGCGGCGATCCGCGTCCTGCTGGCGGATCTGGCCAAGGAATGGCGCGAGGATAAGGCCGCCGCGACGGCCTGA